The DNA sequence GGCATTGCAACACGCTGACATCTTGAATCCCACGAATATCGTCAACTCGGTCAGCCATGAACGGCACCAACCGCGCCAAGTCCGCACGCAATGCGTCTACCCCTTGACGCCGCAGCACGTCGAAACCACCGCGACTGGTCTCATACGACATCTGCCAGTACGTACCGCGATCGGTAGCTCCGAAGATCTTTCCCCGCCCTAGACGTACGCAAATGCCCTCTGCGGGGTCTGTCTCCAGCCGGCGGATCCTGAAGAAGACAACATCGAGAGCACACCCGAGATCCTTGGGTGAGAAGGCAATATCGCGACGCAGCACCGAATGACGACCGTCGGCTGCCACTGTAAGCGCCGCCTCAATGCGAAATTCCCCCGTGCGGTCACGTACCCTGACTCCCGTAATACGTCCGCGATCGCGGGTCACACCCACCGCCTGAGTCGACATGAGAAGCCGAAAATTGTCGTATCGCTTTGCCTCCCGCGCCAGGAGCGAAAGAAAATCCCACTGCGGCACCAATGCGATGTAAGGAAAGCGCACGTTCAGCTTATTGAAATCGGCGATGTTGAAACGCTTCCCATTCTGAACCACACCAACGGTCGAGACCTTCTGGTGTGATAGTCGTTCAAATTCTTCGGAGAGACCAAGCTCCGCGATGACTTCCAAAGTAGAGGGATGCACCGTATCGCCGCGAAAGTCCCGAATGAAGTCTGAATGTTGCTCCAGTACAACTACTTCTATCTCGGCACGGGCCAGCAGTAAGCCCAGCAACATCCCGGCGGGCCCTGCTCCCACTATGCACACCGTTGTCCGAAAATCGGCCATCGTTCACCACCTCACCCATGCGACTTCTCAGGTTCCTTGGTAACGATCTTGCGCGCCGCGTCGTGCGCTCCACATCACGAACATGGTCAGTGGCGTTCCGCTTTTCGCGTCTGTCAATCGCCCAGCACAGTCCTCAAGCCCACGCGATCCGGTAGTAACCGCAGCGAGTAACCAAACCGATACCAGGTCAGCCGCTCAGCGCCGCGACTCACATCGCGGAAAGCTGTGCCGCGTAGAGCGCGAGTTCGTCTCCAACATTGGCGATGGCGCCAGCGCCGTCCGTTTCCATCGCCGCTTCGAAGGTGTCGCGCACCCCCTCGATGGTGAGCTGCGCCGAGGTCACTCCCTGCGTCTCGCCGAGGAAGACCCGCGCGAATCGTCCGCCGCCGGCGCTGAAGCTGACACCGGAACACGGCACATCTTCGGACACCAGGAAGGCCGCGACCGGTGCGACGGCTGCGGCGGGAAAGGTGTTGCGAAGCCAGCTGAGTGCCGGTTCGGGCATGTTCTCCACCATCCTCGTGAACCCGACCGGAAGCAGCGCGTTCACCTTGATGCCGTAGGCCGGACCAGCGAGCCCCAGGTTCGTTGTCATACCGATCATTGCGGCCTTGGCGGTCGGGTAGGTGCACGCCTCACCCTGCCCGAACATGCTGCTCGAGGAGATGTTCAGTATTCGTCCGTATCCCTGGTCGACCATCGCCTTCCATGCCGGGCGCAACACGTTGAACGGCCCAAGCAGTTGAACGCCGAGCACGGTGTCGACGTCCTCATCAGTGAGTTCGGCGAATGCCTTGATGGGCCCAATGATTCCCGCGTTGTTAATGACGATGTCGACCCGGCCCCACGCGTCCAGCGCGGCACCGACGATGGCGCGTCCACCATCTCCCGTAGCGACGGTGTTCGTGTCCGCGATCGCTTCACCGCCGAGGGCCCGGATCTCGGCGACCACCGAATGCGCGGGAGCATCGGAGCTACCTGTGCCGAGAAGCTCATCGGGCGATCCGATGTCGTTGACCACGACCTTGGCGCCTCGGCCTGCGAGCAGCAGCGCGTATTCGCGCCCGAGCCCGCCGCCCGCACCGGTGACGATCGCCACCTGCCCATCGAATCGGATCTTGTCCATTGACTGCTCCCATCGGCTCGATGACTTCATGTGCGAATCGCTCAAGGAGCGAGGCGATATGCGCTGCCAAGAGATTCGTCTCCCGGCCGCAACCCACGGGCCCGTGCCATCCATTCCGGGGTGACATCCCGGCCGTTCTTCGGCATCGAGCGGGCGGGATGCGTGCGGTCCACGACGTACCGGACAGACTGGTCGACCAGTGATACCGCAGCACGGACGGCCTCAAACACGCACGCCTCCATCCGAATTCATCTCGACGTTGAGCGGAATCCTCGCCTCGACAGATACGTTATCTGAAATAACGCAACTGGTGCAAGGGTGCGCTTGGCCTAGCGGGCTGGAGTCGTCGCTGGCAGCCGGGCGACCCGACGTGCGTGCTCAGCCCGAACGAATCGCGCGCGCCACCGCGTCGAGGGCCATCAACCGCACCACATCGACATGCGCGGGCACCTGCCCGGTTGCGGCGGCAACGAAGGCGTCGCCGTCAAATCGCGTGTGCGGCGGTGTGATTGCGCGCGATAGTCCGTCGTGCGCGCCCTGACTGACAATATGGCAGCCCACCTTGTCGAGCTGAGCGTTGGTGATGACCACACCAATCGTGGTGTGTTGACGTGAATCGCCAAACCCGAAAACCTCGGACAGGGCCGCCACCGGATCCAGCGATACTTCCTGCCCACCCGGGTCGATGTCGCCGTAGGCGTTCACGGCCACCAGTGCGCCGACGATCACCCCCTGGGCGGCAACCTCCGCGTACCGGATACCGCCATGCCGGCGTCCTTCCGCACCACGCCAGTGCGAGGTGTAGGCACCGGTACCCGCGCCCACTCGCCCGACCTGGAAGTGCTGCCCGTCAGCCGAGTCTCGCGCCGCCGCGTATCCGTCGTCCGCGGTCGGCCGAACCGATGCTTGCCCCACCGCCAGATCGAAGAGCGCGAGCGTCGGGATCACCGGGACGAGCCCGCCGGGTGTCGGCACCCCCCTGCCCGACTCCTCGAAGAACCGCATGGCGCCGTCGGCGGCCGCGAGCCCGAAGGCCGAACCGCCCGTCAGTACCACCGCGTCGATCGCGACAACCGACTTGTCCGGGGCCAACGCGGCGAGCTCGCGGGAAGCGGGTGCACCACCGCGCACCTCACAGGACGCGCACGTGCCCGGCGGCAGGGAAACGACGGTACAGCCGGTCTGCACCGCCTCATTGGTCCAGTGACCCACACCTACCCGCGGGATGCCGATGCTTCGCGTGTTTCCCATACGGGCCAACGGTACTCAGTTCGTCCTCTACAGCGAAAGCGCCTCCACCAGCGCCGGCAGCGCGGTGGCGGCGGTGGCCCGCCAGACGAGATCCGCCCGGTCAGACAGGTCGGTCTCATGCGGGTTGATCTCGACGACCGTCGCCCCGCGGCTCAGTGCCAGCTGCGGAAGCCCCGCCGCCGGATACACGATGCCTGAGGTCCCGATGAGCAGCATCAACTCGCAGTTTTGCGCGTGCGCGACGGCATGACCGAACTCGACCTCGGGCAACATCTCCCCGAACCACACGATGCTCGGCCGGACTTTTCCGCCACAGTCGCACTCGGGGGGCGCGACCCGCTCGGATTCGGGGGCAGCGACGCTCACGTCGAAACCGGTCTGGCAGGTGTCGCAATGCGATTTGAGCAAGCTGCCGTGAACGTGCGTGACCTCTGCGCTGCCCGCGCGCTCGTGAAGGTCATCGACGTTCTGGGTGACGATCCGGACGTCGCGATGAGACCCCCACTGCGCCAACGCACGATGCCCGGCGTTGGGCTGCACGGCCATCAGCTGGATGCGCCGATTCTGATACCACGCCCACACCAGCCCGGCGTCCTCGTTCCAGGCTTCCGGTGTCGCCAGAGTCATCGGGTCGTACTTCGACCACAGTCCCGTCTGGGCATCGCGGAAGGTGGGCAGCCCGCTCTCGGCGGACATGCCCGCGCCGGTGAGCACCGTGACGGTGCGCGCCTTCGTCGCGGCGGCCAACAGCTCGTCGGGTACCTGTGCCTGTTTCATCGAACAAATTCTCACCCATAGGGACTGTTTGGATCGGAACCACGCCCGTACCCGGACGAAGCGGCTGAGACTCAGGATCACTGACTACGGACTACGGACTTCCAAGGGTTCGCATCGCTGTTCGGGCCGCCAGGCTGATCTTGATCGGAAACCAGCCCATACAGCCAGCAGGAGAAATCATGACCTTGGACAACGCAACACACCTTGGGAGCCTCGGGGTGGACGAGTTGGTTCCCTCGCGTTACGCGGTAGACGTCGGCGATATCGAGGTGCTGGTGATCAGCGATGGGGTGCTGCCGATTACCGCCTCGACATTGGCCACCAACGCCGACCCGGCCGAGCTGGCGGGCTGGCTCGACGGCATGTTCCTACCGCCCGAGGTGGTGGACTGGCCACTCAATGTCGTCGTGGTGCGCAGCGGCGATCAGACCATTCTCGTCGACGCCGGGCTGGGGCTGGAGTTCCCGGACTTCCCGAGAGCGGGGCAGACGGTCGCGCGATTGGAGGCCGCAGGCGTCGATCTGGCATCCGTGACTGACGTGGTGCTCACCCATATGCACATGGACCACGTCGGCGGGCTACTCACGGAGGGGCTTAAGGAACGGCTGCGTCCGAATCTGCGGGTCCACGCGGCAACCGCGGAAGCCGAGTTCTGGGTAGCACCCGATTTCTCCCACGTCACCATGCCGGAGCCAATTCCGGACGTGCTGCGCAGGGTCGCCACGCAATTCTTGGACCAGTATCACGGCCAGCTGCAGACGTTTGAGACGGAGTACGAGGTCGCACCGGGAGTCCTCATCTCCCGCACTGGTGGTCACACCCCCGGGCACAGCGTGGTCCGCCTTGAGTCACGCGAACAGAAGCTGACCTTCGCCGGCGATGCGGTGTTCGCACCGGGGTTTGATAACCCCGAGTGGCACAATGGCTTTGAGCATGACCCCGAGGAAGCCGCCCGTGTGCGAGTGCGTCTCCTGCAAGAGCTGGCATCGACCGGCGAGCCGATGGTGGCCACCCACCTGCCCTTCCCGTCCGTCTGCCACGTGGCAACCGCGGGCGACGCGTTCCGCTGCATACCGGCCACCTGGGATTACTAACCGCTCTTCAGTGTTGGATTGGACGACAGCCACGTGACGGTGACTGTCGTCCAATTCGTCATCTGAGACGTTCGACGGCCCTTGCGTGATTCTCAGGGATTGGCACGATGGAACAATGATCGAAACATTGACTGATATGCCCGAGGGCGTAGTCGGATTCCGCGTCTCCGGCAGGGTGGCCGGTGACGAGCTACGTAAGTTCACACCGACTATCGAACAATCGCTGACATCCGATGAACTACGGATTGTTGAGGTCATCGCGAGCGACTACGAGGGCTTTGGCCCCGGCGGGCTAGCCGAAGACCTGAAGCTGGGCTTCGGGATGCTCTTCCAGCATCATTCGGCCTTCAAGAAAATCGCAGTAGTGACCGATAAGGAATGGGTAGCGCACACCTTGCACGCGCTCGCGTGGATGGTTCCCGGTGAGATCGCGTTGTTCGGCCTGGACGAGCTGGATCGTGCGAAAACGTGGGCCGCACGCTGACGCCACAGGCCGAAATCGGGTAGTGCACTACCCGAGCCCACAGCCTCCCTGAGTCCATATCGTCGCATCACCAACGTTCGGCCGGACAAGAGAACCGATCTGTAGCAATGGCCCTGCGCTGGAAGGACATTCATCCAGTGACGGAAGGCGCGTGCACCATGGTCCTCATTCCGAACTTCGAAAGTCAGTCGCACTTCTTTACTCCCGCCGCATTGGCGGTCAACGAACAACAGCCGGCCTCGATCGCCGATCAGCGCTTCGTCTTCCAGACAAACGGCGTGGCCATCGTCAATATGCCCGGACAGAGCAGCGTCGACTGGTCACGGAACCAAGCATTGATCTCCCCGAACATGAGCGATGCGTTCAAGGCGATCACGACGCGGCACAACATCCCGATTCCGGCCGGGGCCTTCCCGTGGTTTCAGGTGGACAGCGCCATTCCCTTCGCCACCCTGAGTTCGATCTTCGATCGGCATCAGGCGATTGACGCGGGATTCGCCGTCGACCGTTGGCGTTTCCGGACACGCACCGGCATCGGACTGCAACCCGGGCAGACACTCCAAAGTCTGTTCGACGGTCTACTCGTAGATTTGGCCGTTCGTGACAGCGACGCGGTGATCCACCGAATCAGCTACCACATCACGGTGCAGGGCAGAATCCGGTTCGTCACCGGTCTTACGTGATCAATCCCCGTTAATCCTGGTATCCCCGGACCCCGCCAGGAAAGCCTTTTCGAGTAGTACAAACAGTTCACATCGCTGCGTTGCACTCAAGGCGGATAGCACCCGGGCCTCTGCCCCCCTGAGCCCGTCGACTATCTCGGCGTACCGGCGCTTTCCGAGCGCAGTCATCACCACATCGTGACGGCGGCGGTCCTCCGGGGACCGCTGCCGCTCTATGAAGCCAATGGCTTCCAGATCGTTCAGAAGCCCAACCATGGTGGTCTTGTCCACCCGCAAGGCTTCGGCGAGATCCGCCTGCGACTGCTTGCCGGCCGCATCCAAGACGTTGAGCACGCCTATATGCAGTAGCCGCAGTGCGTGCTCACCCAGTACGGCAGCCACTTCGACATGCATGCGACGCAGAAGGATCTCGAACAGGGGTCCGAACAACCCCGCTGGCCTGGGGTGATCCTCCGGCGGGAACTCGGTCATGCCCCAACAGTACATCAATCTTGATCATCTGCTTTAATCAAATCGTTAGTCTTAATCAAACGATTTGATTGGAGGAACCCACTGTGGGCAGATCCACGCGATCCGGCGTGATCGCCGGGGCGACCGCGATGGCAATAGGGTGGGCCCTCGTAACGTCGGCGACCAGCTGGGCCGCCCCCGTCGAGATGGCTCCGCAATCGAGCCAACGCACGACCATCGATGGCTGGCACCTGTCAGTTGCCCTCTCGGGCGAGGTCATCAACGCGGTCCCGAATCTGGCCGGTGCGCAGAACTCTCGCGAGGCGTTCATGACACTGTCCGCGCAGGCGAATATCGGTGGCAGTGGCGGCAATCCCATCACCGCAGCCAACTTTGTCGCGGGCTACCAAGTCGGCTGCCAGATCGACGTATCGCAGGGTCTTCAGATTGGCGGCACTGGCCAGTTGGCGGGATCGGTCGGGGCGACCATCAGCGGCCAGCCGGGAGTACAGGTGGGCGGAACGGGGGCGATCGGCGGCTTCGTGCAGACCGACCTGCAGCCTGGCGTGATCACCACCGTCGCAATGGGCACTATGCCGGTGACGGCAGGCCTTGGACGACTGGACATGCAAGACGTCCACTTGAAAGTGGATGCCTGCGGCGGGCCAGTGACAGTGCGCTCCTATGCGACATTCGCGGTCGCCAGTGCAGTTCAACAAACACAATTGTCCGTGTACGGCGACCCCTACGTCCTGAACTAGGAGCGATAGATGTTTCTGTTCAACACAATTCCCCGGCATGGCAGTGCCACCTTGCTCGTAGTCACCGCATCGGTGTTGTTCGCGGGTTCGGGTACCGCACACGCCGACCCCGGCCCGATAACGCCCCCACCCCCGCCAGTGATCGGGGCGTTGCAGTACGGGCCACCGGGATACCCTGCGGCGATCGGAGTTCCGCTGCTGCCTCCAGGACGCTCGGGTGTGTCTGTATCAGCCGACACCCTGAGCCCCGCAGCTCCGGCGCCGGCCAACGCCTCACGCGGGATCTCTGGAGTACAGACGTCGGCCGATTCCCTGAGCCCCACTCCTTAGTCAGGGGCCAGCGCCGGTGCACACCTCATCGAGTCGGCCGCAGCACAACAATTCCCGGGACCGTACCCAGATACTCCCGCAGCGGCGTATCGACGACTTGGTTGTTGGCCCGCAAAGACGAGGCGTTGCGCAATACCGGCCCACCCGGTGTGTGCAGGAAGATTCCTACATGCGTGACGTCGAGCCCGCCGGCCCTCGCGTAGGCACCGAGGTAGTCACCGTCGTGAAGATTCGCGATAACACCATCGGAGACACGGGCACTCGGTAAATAGACGACCGTGCGCGACCGAGGCGGAAGCCCCGGTAGATAGCTGCCGCCGGAATCCTTCAGGTTGAGCATCTTGGCGGCCTGCTCCGAGGGTGCCCCCAGACTTGCTGTCACATCGGTGGCGTTAACAGGCGCATCGGCGGCCCAATCGGTGAAGAAATGGCGGCGTTGCGTGAAGCTGATATCGCCCCCGCGATAACGGATCTGGGTCAGTTGGGCGATGAAATCGGCGCTGTTACTGGACCGCTTCAGCGCTTCGACATAGTCCGCATAGGTGAAGCAGTCCACGCGGGTGAGTTCTACGACCAACTGCTCGGGGACGGAGGCGGATCCGATCAGGGTGTCGGCACCGTACGGCACATGCAGAAAAAGGGCCGATACCGCGGCGCTCAATTGGGCGGGACTCTCAGCCGCGAGGCGGTTGCGCTCAGTGAGCAGCTCTTGGAGCCGGCGTTCGTTCGCCGGGCTGATATGCGCGGCGTCGGCCGAGGCAGCAGGTGCGCACAGCGCACATATCAGTGCGAGCAATACGAACAAGCTGTAACCACGTCGTAGTGGGGTTCGTCGCATTGTCGAGGTCACGACCTGATGCCTTTCATCTCCAAGTCCGGATAATCCAGCTAACACATCACAGTGCAGAGCCGAACCAGGCTGGTCGCCGACCTCACCTGACGCACTTTACGCAATGCGCGTGCACTTTTGGGCTCCTACGAGGCGAATGGACACTGGGTGTCCGCTGCTGCTGCGTGCCTAGAAGCGCAGGGACCGGAGCATTAGTTGGTCGAGTTCGGTGCCGAGGTCTGCGATGTCGATATCGTTTTCGAAGAGCACCGCCACCTGACCGATTTCTAGATCCGGTGAGGTACAGAGGGCGGTGTCGCCCCCGTTGGTGGTCAGCCACAGCATGTCGGTGGAGGCGATGACATCGGGACGGTCCCAGTCCGGGATGCCGGTGGGCCAGCCCGCCCAGGCCGCGAAAGTGGACATGTACGAGGGTTGGGCCAGGCCAAACGATTCCCCATCGAGGACGGTAAACCCGGGATGCACATCACGGAGAAACTCACGCGCCGGCATCGGCAAGGTCTGCCACAACGGCGGCGGCGACCCGGTGAAGGTTCGTGGATCCCAGCCAACCCAAATCACTACGTCACCGTCGGCGGCCTCAACGAAGTAGAGCAGCGCCGGGCCTTCCTCGAGCCAATAGCACACCTGCACATCGCGGAGGCGGCTCTGGAGTGCGTCGGCAAACCGCGGGAGCATCTCCAGAAAGCCCGGATTCCACCGCGCCAATGCCAGCTGTACACGCTGCTCAGGATCAGCCGATGCCGCCACCTCAGCAAACGGTCCAGCCATATCGGCAACCGGTGAATCCAGCACCGCGACAGGACCTCGGCCGCCGCCACACAGCTCATCGAGTTTGGCTAAGCCCGAAGCCGGTGACGGCGCCCCAAACTTCAGTTCGTTAAGCAACCGATCGTCGCCAGCGGCAGCTGCAGCGATGACATGACGCAACTTGACGCGCACCCTGTCCTCTAACTGCACCTGCCCGGTCTGGTACTCGCCACTGACCCCCCGCAGCGTTGCGGCGCTGCGGCCCCGCTGCATCCAATACACAGGCCGAGAGACCCACTGAAGATTCATCGGTGTGAACGCCACCCGCGGGGTCTGCTCCATCGTGAGATCGGCGAACCCGGGCATCATCACAATCTCAGCCAACGGAATGATCCTCGCAGCCACCACAGCCGCCTCGAACTTGCCTCGACCAATCGTCGCGGGAATCACAGGCTCATCATGCATCGAGACATTCTCCAATCCGGCGGCATGTCAGGGTGCGCGCTCGATCACGTGTGGCTGAATGCTGCAGAGCGGCTAGCGGTCTTCGACGGGGTCTTGCAGGCGTTTGAGTTCATGATGCAGTGTCGCCTCCAGCGCGGTGGACCCAGGATCAGGTGCGCCGCGGCTGGCGAGCACCTCCCGCACCGTTCTCAACAGAGATAGCTCGGACTCGATGTCATCAGCGCCGCGGTGGCCCGTCTGCACGTACCCCTCGTACGCGCAGCAGCCGTCGCACTCATGCGCCGCGAACCTCTCCCAACCCCGGGCAACCCACAACGCGAATTGATCTTGGTCAGGATGGGACTGTCCGTGCACACAAATACGGTCCAGAACACCGTTTGACCGCCACCGTTGCGGCCAGTCGAGCATGTGATGGCCGCTGGGGTTATGGATAACGCAAACCATGCCGACGCAATCATCGGGCGGATGCCCAGCAGCAAACCCATTCACGCAGCCATGATGAACGCACTCACCTAGACGCAGCAAGTGCAGACACATGCGTAACCAAAATATGCCACTACACCTGTCGTGGCCCAGCCGCAGACCTGCGACACAGTCGACAACAACGCTTGTCCTGTTAGCTGTAGGAGTTGTACGCTGCCGTCACGGTTGGGGGCAACCACCATGTAAGGGAAACATGAGCGACAACCGTGCCGCCAAATCGCCGTTCACCGGCTGGATCATCGTTGCCGGTGGCATCTTCCTAATACTCGCGGTCGCCAACTCCACCAGCTGGGGCGCAGAGGAAGAACGCCCCCGGCCTACACCTGCGGTAACCGAATCAGCGAACCCTGCAGGGGCAGAAGCAAGCTCACTGCACTGCCAGCAGCAACAGCTGGAACCCCAGTGCGACGGCACCTTCCGTGTAGCCGGTGACAATTCCCCCACCGGCATCCCCCCTGGCTGGATCCACACCGAAGGTCCACACCCCGGGAGTCACCAGCACTGCTTATGGATACGACTGTCCGGTCAGGAAATGACGATGGAAAACACCCTCGCCACCGGCAAGGTGACAGAAGGCCCCGCCACGGTGCAGATCAAGCCGAGCGACTACGCCTTCGCAACCTACGGCTGCCAATCGTGGCAGAAAGTCGGATAGTCGATAATCGAGGTCTGTTCCTCGAACTGATGCGGTCGGTAGCCGGTCGTCGGCAGCTTCCCATGCACATCAACCGTGTCCTTGTGTTGACGCGGAAAGGATCGAAGTGCTGTGGCTGCGTTTGATGAGTTGGTCGCTTTGGTTCGGCCGCCGGATCTGTAGCGGTTCGCGATCGATTGGGAAGCAATCGAATCGTCGATTGGTGCACGATTACCGGACGACTACAGATCGATTGTGGGTCACTACGGGTGG is a window from the Mycobacteroides salmoniphilum genome containing:
- a CDS encoding FAD-dependent oxidoreductase; the encoded protein is MADFRTTVCIVGAGPAGMLLGLLLARAEIEVVVLEQHSDFIRDFRGDTVHPSTLEVIAELGLSEEFERLSHQKVSTVGVVQNGKRFNIADFNKLNVRFPYIALVPQWDFLSLLAREAKRYDNFRLLMSTQAVGVTRDRGRITGVRVRDRTGEFRIEAALTVAADGRHSVLRRDIAFSPKDLGCALDVVFFRIRRLETDPAEGICVRLGRGKIFGATDRGTYWQMSYETSRGGFDVLRRQGVDALRADLARLVPFMADRVDDIRGIQDVSVLQCRIDRLRRWHVPGLLFIGDAAHAMSPVAGLGVNLAIQDAVATANILWQPIRLAQATGIEIDCAALAKVQHRRWAPTVLSQGLQRMVQRFGIDGALNGSHQPRFPEVLDRFEILQKSMSHVIGVGFGPEHVRSPLYACAR
- a CDS encoding SDR family NAD(P)-dependent oxidoreductase, whose translation is MDKIRFDGQVAIVTGAGGGLGREYALLLAGRGAKVVVNDIGSPDELLGTGSSDAPAHSVVAEIRALGGEAIADTNTVATGDGGRAIVGAALDAWGRVDIVINNAGIIGPIKAFAELTDEDVDTVLGVQLLGPFNVLRPAWKAMVDQGYGRILNISSSSMFGQGEACTYPTAKAAMIGMTTNLGLAGPAYGIKVNALLPVGFTRMVENMPEPALSWLRNTFPAAAVAPVAAFLVSEDVPCSGVSFSAGGGRFARVFLGETQGVTSAQLTIEGVRDTFEAAMETDGAGAIANVGDELALYAAQLSAM
- a CDS encoding P1 family peptidase, which encodes MGNTRSIGIPRVGVGHWTNEAVQTGCTVVSLPPGTCASCEVRGGAPASRELAALAPDKSVVAIDAVVLTGGSAFGLAAADGAMRFFEESGRGVPTPGGLVPVIPTLALFDLAVGQASVRPTADDGYAAARDSADGQHFQVGRVGAGTGAYTSHWRGAEGRRHGGIRYAEVAAQGVIVGALVAVNAYGDIDPGGQEVSLDPVAALSEVFGFGDSRQHTTIGVVITNAQLDKVGCHIVSQGAHDGLSRAITPPHTRFDGDAFVAAATGQVPAHVDVVRLMALDAVARAIRSG
- a CDS encoding SIR2 family NAD-dependent protein deacylase, producing the protein MKQAQVPDELLAAATKARTVTVLTGAGMSAESGLPTFRDAQTGLWSKYDPMTLATPEAWNEDAGLVWAWYQNRRIQLMAVQPNAGHRALAQWGSHRDVRIVTQNVDDLHERAGSAEVTHVHGSLLKSHCDTCQTGFDVSVAAPESERVAPPECDCGGKVRPSIVWFGEMLPEVEFGHAVAHAQNCELMLLIGTSGIVYPAAGLPQLALSRGATVVEINPHETDLSDRADLVWRATAATALPALVEALSL
- a CDS encoding MBL fold metallo-hydrolase, giving the protein MTLDNATHLGSLGVDELVPSRYAVDVGDIEVLVISDGVLPITASTLATNADPAELAGWLDGMFLPPEVVDWPLNVVVVRSGDQTILVDAGLGLEFPDFPRAGQTVARLEAAGVDLASVTDVVLTHMHMDHVGGLLTEGLKERLRPNLRVHAATAEAEFWVAPDFSHVTMPEPIPDVLRRVATQFLDQYHGQLQTFETEYEVAPGVLISRTGGHTPGHSVVRLESREQKLTFAGDAVFAPGFDNPEWHNGFEHDPEEAARVRVRLLQELASTGEPMVATHLPFPSVCHVATAGDAFRCIPATWDY
- a CDS encoding STAS/SEC14 domain-containing protein, with the translated sequence MIETLTDMPEGVVGFRVSGRVAGDELRKFTPTIEQSLTSDELRIVEVIASDYEGFGPGGLAEDLKLGFGMLFQHHSAFKKIAVVTDKEWVAHTLHALAWMVPGEIALFGLDELDRAKTWAAR
- a CDS encoding MarR family winged helix-turn-helix transcriptional regulator, whose translation is MTEFPPEDHPRPAGLFGPLFEILLRRMHVEVAAVLGEHALRLLHIGVLNVLDAAGKQSQADLAEALRVDKTTMVGLLNDLEAIGFIERQRSPEDRRRHDVVMTALGKRRYAEIVDGLRGAEARVLSALSATQRCELFVLLEKAFLAGSGDTRINGD
- a CDS encoding MspA family porin: MGRSTRSGVIAGATAMAIGWALVTSATSWAAPVEMAPQSSQRTTIDGWHLSVALSGEVINAVPNLAGAQNSREAFMTLSAQANIGGSGGNPITAANFVAGYQVGCQIDVSQGLQIGGTGQLAGSVGATISGQPGVQVGGTGAIGGFVQTDLQPGVITTVAMGTMPVTAGLGRLDMQDVHLKVDACGGPVTVRSYATFAVASAVQQTQLSVYGDPYVLN
- a CDS encoding N-acetylmuramoyl-L-alanine amidase-like domain-containing protein; its protein translation is MTSTMRRTPLRRGYSLFVLLALICALCAPAASADAAHISPANERRLQELLTERNRLAAESPAQLSAAVSALFLHVPYGADTLIGSASVPEQLVVELTRVDCFTYADYVEALKRSSNSADFIAQLTQIRYRGGDISFTQRRHFFTDWAADAPVNATDVTASLGAPSEQAAKMLNLKDSGGSYLPGLPPRSRTVVYLPSARVSDGVIANLHDGDYLGAYARAGGLDVTHVGIFLHTPGGPVLRNASSLRANNQVVDTPLREYLGTVPGIVVLRPTR